In Arachis hypogaea cultivar Tifrunner chromosome 2, arahy.Tifrunner.gnm2.J5K5, whole genome shotgun sequence, a genomic segment contains:
- the LOC140172999 gene encoding putative pentatricopeptide repeat-containing protein At3g13770, mitochondrial, which translates to MHVILPTRHVIRSIIHKTLIQQKQHHHQLKLLLPTHPSNSLHVLSTFIPSNNNLQQSLLQMALCGYDMNFQEYNTLLNECVIRRAFREGQRVHAHMIKTRYLPAVYLRTRLIVFYAKCDSLADAHRVLDEMPEQNVVSWTAMISAYSQRGYAIQALNLFVQMLRSGTEPNEFTFATVLTSCTGSLGFFLGRQIHSLIIRLNYEVHVFVGSSLLDMYAKDGKIHEARDIFECLPERDVVSCTAIIAGYAQLSLDEEALELFRRLQGEGMQSNYVTYTSVLTALSGLAALDHGKQVHNHVLRAELPSYVVLQNSLIDMYSKCGNLTYSRRIFDTMHERTVISWNAMLVGYSKHGMGREVLELFTLMRDENKVKPDRVTILAVLSGCSHGGLENKGMDIFYDMIDEKIAVEPEPEHYGCVVDLLGRAGRVEEALEFIKKMPFEPTAAILGSLLGACRVHSNVDIGEFVGRRLLEIEPGNAGNYVILSNLYASAGKWEDVRSLRDLMLKKAVTKEPGRSWIELDQVLHTFHASDRSHPRREEVAAKVKELSVIFKEAGYLPDLSCVLHDVDEEQKEKMLLGHSEKLALSFGLIATPESVPIRVIKNLRICVDCHNFAKYISKIYGREVCLRDKNRFHRIVGGKCSCGDYW; encoded by the exons ATGCACGTTATTCTCCCTACAAGACATGTCATACGTTCCATCATCCACAAAACCTTAATCCAACAAAAACAACACCATCACCAACTAAAACTTCTTCTTCCAACTCATCCTTCAAACTCACTACATGTTCTCAGCACATTCATTCCCTCTAACAACAATCTCCAACAATCACTTCTACAAATGGCCCTTTGTGGATATGACATGAACTTCCAAGAATACAACACACTCTTGAACGAGTGTGTGATCAGAAGAGCATTTAGGGAAGGGCAAAGGGTACATGCCCACATGATCAAAACCCGCTATCTTCCTGCAGTGTACCTCAGGACAAGGTTGATTGTGTTCTACGCTAAGTGTGATTCCTTGGCAGATGCCCACCGGGTGCTCGATGAAATGCCTGAACAGAATGTGGTCTCGTGGACTGCCATGATTTCTGCGTATTCTCAGAGAGGGTATGCCATTCAAGCCTTGAATCTTTTTGTACAGATGTTAAGATCAG gtaCAGAACCTAACGAGTTCACTTTTGCTACTGTACTTACTTCTTGTACAGGTTCTCTGGGATTCTTCTTGGGGAGGCAAATCCACTCCCTTATCATAAGATTAAATTACGAAGTGCATGTTTTTGTTGGAAGTTCACTCCTTGATATGTATGCTAAAGATGGTAAAATTCATGAAGCTCGAGACATATTTGAATGCTTGCCAGAAAGGGATGTAGTTTCTTGCACTGCTATAATCGCTGGATATGCTCAACTGAGTTTGGATGAGGAAGCACTGGAGCTGTTTCGCCGGTTACAGGGGGAAGGAATGCAATCCAATTATGTTACTTACACTAGTGTCTTAACTGCGCTTTCTGGACTTGCTGCTTTAGATCATGGGAAGCAAGTGCACAACCATGTTCTTCGCGCTGAACTTCCATCATATGTGGTTCTCCAAAATTCATTGATTGACATGTACTCAAAATGTGGCAACCTCACTTATTCTAGAAGAATTTTCGATACCATGCATGAGAGAACAGTTATCTCTTGGAATGCAATGCTGGTTGGTTATAGCAAACATGGAATGGGAAGAGAAGTGCTTGAGcttttcactttaatgagagaTGAAAACAAAGTCAAGCCTGACAGGGTCACAATTTTGGCCGTTTTATCTGGCTGCAGTCACGGGGGACTGGAAAACAAGGGGATGGATATATTTTATGATATGATCGATGAAAAAATCGCAGTTGAGCCAGAGCCTGAGCATTATGGTTGTGTTGTTGATTTGCTTGGTCGTGCTGGTCGGGTAGAAGAAGCTCTTGAGTTCATAAAAAAAATGCCTTTTGAACCAACAGCCGCTATATTGGGTTCCCTTTTAGGTGCTTGCAGAGTTCATTCAAATGTTGACATTGGTGAATTTGTGGGGCGTCGTCTTCTAGAGATCGAACCTGGGAATGCCGGAAACTATGTTATTCTTTCCAACTTATATGCTTCAGCAGGAAAATGGGAAGATGTAAGATCATTAAGGGACCTGATGTTGAAGAAGGCTGTAACAAAAGAACCAGGAAGAAGCTGGATTGAGCTTGATCAAGTACTTCATACTTTCCATGCAAGTGATCGATCTCATCCGAGAAGAGAAGAAGTGGCTGCAAAAGTGAAGGAATTGTCTGTCATATTCAAGGAAGCAGGCTATCTTCCTGATTTGAGTTGTGTTTTGCATGACGTCGATGAGGAGCAGAAGGAGAAGATGCTTTTAGGCCACAGTGAAAAGCTAGCATTGTCTTTTGGGCTAATTGCCACACCTGAAAGCGTGCCAATCCGTGTCATAAAAAATCTTCGAATTTGTGTTGATTGCCATAATTTTGCTAAATATATCTCCAAGATATATGGAAGAGAGGTGTGCTTGAGAGATAAAAACCGATTTCATCGAATTGTTGGAGGAAAGTGTTCCTGTGGAGATTATTGGTGA